One window of Geotoga petraea genomic DNA carries:
- a CDS encoding cobalamin B12-binding domain-containing protein produces MDIKIKETFNGMMKKLQREKVITFIKSKIENGEVTYKELYQELLIPYLSNWHCDEDIQELCIFKEHVSTSIIRSIIEINYPYIVQNRMKLIEEGTITELRKKVFIACPAGEYHEIGARIVSDIFYLNGYDVLYVGANTPLNEIIKMTKVYVPDYIALSVSDPYNIISAKKVIQKLKENNSQSKIIVGGRAFRLNPHIFSQIKADFLLDTFHEIEKLAEGDK; encoded by the coding sequence TTGGATATTAAAATCAAAGAAACTTTTAATGGTATGATGAAAAAATTACAAAGAGAGAAAGTGATAACTTTTATTAAAAGTAAGATCGAAAATGGTGAAGTTACTTATAAAGAACTATATCAGGAACTATTAATACCATATCTATCGAATTGGCATTGTGATGAGGACATTCAGGAATTATGTATTTTTAAAGAGCACGTTTCTACATCTATAATAAGATCAATAATAGAAATAAACTATCCTTATATTGTGCAGAACAGGATGAAATTGATTGAAGAAGGTACTATAACAGAATTAAGAAAGAAAGTTTTTATAGCTTGTCCCGCAGGAGAATATCATGAAATAGGCGCAAGGATAGTTTCAGATATTTTTTATCTTAACGGGTATGATGTTTTATATGTTGGGGCTAATACTCCGCTTAATGAAATAATTAAAATGACAAAAGTATATGTACCTGATTATATAGCGTTAAGCGTCAGCGATCCTTATAACATAATATCTGCAAAAAAAGTTATTCAAAAATTAAAAGAAAACAATTCACAATCAAAGATAATTGTTGGTGGTAGAGCTTTTAGATTAAATCCCCATATTTTTAGTCAAATTAAAGCTGACTTTTTGCTTGATACTTTTCATGAAATAGAAAAGCTTGCTGAAGGTGATAAATAA